A section of the Deltaproteobacteria bacterium genome encodes:
- a CDS encoding RHS repeat-associated core domain-containing protein, with amino-acid sequence MNTGPANDLTFTRKRQDAALGLMNFENRYYDPLVGRFISADPRQLEPAPLQAMRLVEWGFQSGRAAPADGIREQVQDWQGRTFEPQDLNRFSYVLNNPLNRVDVDGYGFWKWVKKFVLKVLSSVISIVMQALFMAILPIPLPGFGLSDAFWDILGQMAANPFVIGADAATYASTQRQGGVGFHGYLTGARTTLFGLTAGVAAIAVGAMQGKHVGIHAESVDGTGVIAFSGAGFVLGDAPAQTLGHAVLIKSPKGRAGSPARHTYGGKMYDESVHFASQVGVLGNAYIPLHVATGLSSLVFSGDWHGRSNPLEAGHHEKFGIGHNQESWPWGKWPY; translated from the coding sequence ATGAATACCGGACCGGCCAATGACCTGACATTCACCCGCAAGCGGCAGGACGCCGCGCTTGGCCTCATGAACTTCGAAAACCGTTACTACGACCCCCTCGTGGGCCGGTTCATCTCCGCCGATCCCCGGCAACTCGAACCCGCTCCGCTTCAGGCGATGCGGCTTGTCGAATGGGGGTTCCAGTCGGGCAGAGCCGCGCCTGCGGACGGCATCCGGGAGCAGGTGCAGGACTGGCAGGGGCGGACATTTGAGCCGCAGGATCTGAACCGGTTCAGCTACGTGCTCAACAACCCGCTGAACCGGGTGGATGTGGACGGGTACGGGTTCTGGAAGTGGGTGAAGAAGTTCGTTCTGAAAGTGTTATCCAGCGTGATCAGCATCGTCATGCAGGCACTCTTCATGGCAATTCTCCCCATTCCCTTGCCCGGCTTTGGGCTGTCGGATGCGTTCTGGGATATACTTGGGCAGATGGCGGCAAACCCATTTGTGATCGGTGCAGACGCGGCAACCTACGCATCGACCCAGCGGCAGGGGGGCGTGGGGTTCCACGGATATCTGACCGGGGCCCGAACGACACTATTCGGACTGACGGCTGGCGTTGCCGCGATTGCAGTCGGTGCGATGCAGGGGAAGCATGTTGGCATCCATGCCGAATCTGTCGATGGCACCGGGGTGATTGCATTCTCGGGCGCCGGATTCGTGCTTGGCGATGCACCAGCCCAGACCTTGGGGCATGCGGTACTGATAAAATCCCCAAAGGGCCGTGCGGGGAGTCCAGCACGCCATACCTATGGCGGAAAGATGTACGACGAGTCTGTTCATTTCGCATCCCAGGTTGGCGTGCTTGGAAATGCCTACATCCCGCTGCATGTAGCGACAGGTTTGTCGAGCCTGGTATTCAGTGGAGACTGGCATGGTCGATCAAACCCCCTGGAGGCAGGACATCATGAAAAATTTGGCATTGGGCACAATCAGGAGTCGTGGCCGTGGGGGAAATGGCCGTACTGA
- a CDS encoding ferritin-like domain-containing protein: MAIAGYGKTQIRYDMFDMERDAEQARRFARCENIYHKGQDLAWDGKDILPMLLREHGGINIPDDKRKAISRIFAIIMWGELAAWKISAQLADGLVPLEAKMAATSQAFDEARHFYVMHDYLKELGYVPKRMDRPPQALLDLVLDTPNLAYKLLGMQLMIETMALTIFQTVRELKAEPVIAELMKYYERDEARHVGLGMQYLPEMIRGMSKAEVSAMMVFQARILFWAMWETKMLEKDFETLGIEPRKVMELGRSKQVMAMKAAFKVLGIDLDEERSPAIMALNIANEFLFPTEETKDDWVAMFQAALAAATERVPADPAALDIHSSHQIRLANGGTAPAERDLSNT, translated from the coding sequence ATGGCCATTGCCGGATACGGAAAGACCCAGATTCGCTACGACATGTTCGACATGGAGCGCGACGCCGAGCAGGCCCGCCGGTTCGCCAGGTGCGAGAACATCTACCACAAGGGACAGGATCTCGCCTGGGACGGGAAGGATATCCTCCCGATGCTGCTCAGGGAGCACGGCGGCATCAATATCCCCGACGACAAGCGCAAGGCCATCTCGCGCATCTTCGCCATCATCATGTGGGGCGAACTCGCCGCGTGGAAGATCAGCGCCCAGCTCGCCGACGGGCTGGTGCCGCTGGAGGCGAAGATGGCCGCCACGAGCCAGGCGTTCGACGAGGCCCGCCACTTCTACGTGATGCACGATTACCTGAAGGAACTGGGCTACGTCCCCAAGCGGATGGACCGCCCGCCGCAGGCGCTCCTGGACCTCGTGCTCGACACGCCGAACCTCGCCTACAAGCTGCTCGGCATGCAGCTCATGATCGAGACGATGGCGCTCACGATCTTCCAGACCGTGCGGGAACTGAAGGCCGAGCCGGTCATCGCCGAGCTGATGAAATACTATGAGCGCGACGAGGCCCGGCACGTGGGCCTTGGCATGCAGTATCTGCCGGAGATGATCCGGGGCATGTCGAAGGCCGAGGTGAGCGCGATGATGGTCTTCCAGGCGCGGATCCTGTTCTGGGCCATGTGGGAGACGAAGATGCTGGAGAAGGATTTCGAAACCCTCGGCATCGAGCCCCGGAAGGTAATGGAACTGGGCCGCTCCAAGCAGGTGATGGCGATGAAGGCGGCCTTCAAGGTGCTCGGCATTGATCTCGACGAGGAGCGCAGCCCCGCCATCATGGCGCTCAACATCGCCAACGAGTTCCTGTTTCCCACCGAGGAGACGAAGGACGACTGGGTGGCCATGTTCCAGGCCGCCCTTGCCGCCGCCACCGAGCGGGTGCCCGCCGACCCCGCGGCCCTCGACATCCACAGCTCGCACCAGATCCGGCTGGCGAACGGCGGCACCGCGCCCGCCGAGCGCGACCTGTCGAACACCTGA
- a CDS encoding acyl-CoA dehydrogenase family protein produces MDMSFTPEQIRFREEVRQWIEQAMPAPIRKKAQNGAHFEHEEQMEWHKTLYKKGWVAPHWPKEVGGTGWDATQRFIFNEELSRASAPPLSPFGLAMVGPLIIQFGTPEQKTRYLPKILAGEEVWCQGYSEPNSGSDLASLQLKAEKDGDNYVLNGQKTWTTHAQYADWIFVLCRTKFDGKQQEGITFLLCDVKNTPGITVKPFMTTGGTLAFSETWFENARVPQANRVGPENGGWTMAKALLGHERTTIAGVGEIRRYINLIKRIARDTKVGTGSLLEDPAFRARIAALEIRHRALMMANYRTLASAQLGRAPGPESSILKIVGSEIQQYCYELMMDAMGHNALGWFDSGEILPMHEQWVASQFNYLRATTIYGGSNEIQRNIIAKLILQLPGA; encoded by the coding sequence ATGGACATGTCGTTTACCCCCGAGCAGATCAGATTCAGGGAAGAGGTCCGCCAGTGGATCGAGCAGGCGATGCCGGCCCCGATCCGCAAGAAGGCCCAGAACGGCGCCCACTTCGAGCACGAGGAGCAGATGGAGTGGCACAAGACCCTGTACAAGAAGGGCTGGGTCGCCCCGCATTGGCCGAAGGAGGTGGGCGGTACCGGCTGGGACGCCACGCAGCGGTTCATCTTCAACGAGGAGCTGTCCCGCGCCTCGGCGCCGCCGCTCTCGCCCTTCGGGCTGGCGATGGTGGGCCCGCTCATCATCCAGTTCGGCACGCCGGAGCAGAAGACCCGCTACCTGCCGAAGATCCTCGCCGGCGAGGAGGTGTGGTGCCAGGGCTACTCGGAGCCGAACTCCGGCTCGGACCTCGCCAGTCTCCAGCTCAAGGCCGAGAAGGACGGAGACAACTACGTCCTGAACGGCCAGAAGACCTGGACAACCCACGCCCAGTATGCCGACTGGATCTTCGTCCTCTGCCGGACAAAGTTCGACGGCAAGCAGCAGGAGGGGATCACCTTCCTCCTGTGCGACGTCAAGAACACGCCGGGCATCACCGTCAAGCCGTTCATGACCACCGGCGGCACGCTCGCCTTCTCGGAGACCTGGTTCGAGAACGCCCGTGTTCCGCAGGCCAACCGCGTGGGCCCCGAAAACGGCGGCTGGACGATGGCGAAGGCGCTGCTCGGCCACGAGCGGACGACCATCGCCGGGGTGGGCGAGATCCGGCGCTACATCAACCTCATCAAGCGGATCGCCCGCGACACGAAGGTGGGCACCGGTTCGCTGCTGGAAGACCCGGCATTCCGGGCGCGGATCGCCGCGCTGGAGATCAGGCACCGGGCGCTCATGATGGCCAACTACCGCACGCTCGCCTCGGCGCAGCTCGGCCGCGCCCCGGGACCGGAAAGCTCGATCCTCAAGATCGTTGGCTCCGAGATCCAGCAGTACTGCTACGAACTGATGATGGACGCCATGGGTCACAACGCCCTGGGGTGGTTCGATTCGGGCGAGATCCTGCCGATGCACGAGCAGTGGGTCGCCTCCCAGTTCAACTACCTGCGGGCGACGACGATCTACGGCGGATCGAACGAGATCCAGCGGAACATCATCGCCAAGCTGATTCTCCAGCTTCCGGGCGCCTGA
- a CDS encoding NCS2 family permease, translating to MGTVQDSAAGNAQPWFVKGDIDGFFGLAIDNLIQFILILGLCTGVLGFPVELVLGTVIPGAAVSILVGNLYYAWQARRVSAETGRTGVTALPYGINTVSLFAYVFLVMLPVKLAAQHGGASTESAARLAWQVGVAACFVSAVFESAGAFAGDWIRRHTPRAALLSTLAGIAISFISIDFAIRTFQSPLVAILPLGVILTTYFAHTRMPLGLPGGAWAVGLGTLAAWLLRGLGLETPVDPARIGEAAAHAGFHLPLPVIGDLLAGLTNPLMLEYLVPVMLPMGLFNVLGSLQNLESAEAAGDRFPTRPSMLVNGLGSGAAALFGSCFPTTIYIGHPGWKRLGATSGYSVLNGIFFTVLALSGLTFLVNAFIPMEAGMAIVLWIGIIITAQAFEATPQTHAPAVAVGLFPAIAAWGLLVLTQTLGAASFATGDSGLAGRVLENRGAFAAAGLNLDGLTAISQGFMLTCMVWSALSAELIDRRFRRAALWAFAGGGLAFFGFVHAGETGPSGGIYRIGFGTGWQWALAYFASGGFFLSMGRWAKGQQDDSGQEKPPA from the coding sequence ATGGGGACCGTGCAGGATTCCGCCGCCGGCAACGCGCAGCCGTGGTTTGTCAAGGGCGACATTGACGGGTTTTTCGGCCTCGCCATCGACAACCTCATCCAGTTCATCCTGATCCTGGGGCTTTGCACCGGAGTCCTCGGTTTTCCGGTGGAACTGGTGCTGGGCACGGTCATACCGGGCGCGGCTGTCTCGATCCTGGTCGGGAACCTCTACTATGCCTGGCAGGCCCGGCGGGTGTCGGCCGAAACCGGCCGCACGGGCGTTACCGCCCTCCCCTACGGGATCAATACCGTCTCGCTGTTTGCCTACGTGTTCCTCGTCATGCTGCCGGTGAAGCTCGCCGCACAGCACGGCGGCGCATCCACCGAAAGTGCCGCCCGGCTCGCCTGGCAGGTGGGCGTCGCCGCCTGCTTCGTGTCGGCGGTGTTCGAATCGGCCGGGGCCTTCGCCGGGGACTGGATCCGCCGGCACACGCCGAGGGCGGCGTTACTGTCCACCCTCGCCGGCATCGCCATCAGCTTCATCTCCATTGATTTCGCCATCCGGACGTTCCAGTCGCCGCTCGTGGCGATCCTGCCGCTCGGGGTGATCCTCACCACCTACTTCGCCCACACCCGGATGCCGCTCGGACTGCCCGGCGGTGCGTGGGCCGTGGGGCTGGGGACGCTCGCCGCCTGGCTGCTCCGGGGCCTGGGCCTCGAAACGCCGGTCGATCCCGCCCGCATCGGCGAGGCCGCCGCCCACGCCGGTTTCCACCTTCCCCTGCCGGTCATCGGGGATCTGCTGGCGGGCCTCACGAACCCGCTCATGCTGGAATACCTCGTCCCCGTGATGCTCCCGATGGGGCTCTTCAACGTGCTGGGGTCGCTGCAGAATCTCGAATCGGCCGAGGCCGCCGGGGACCGGTTCCCGACGCGGCCCTCCATGCTGGTGAACGGGCTCGGTTCCGGCGCCGCCGCCCTGTTCGGCTCCTGCTTTCCGACGACGATCTACATCGGCCATCCGGGCTGGAAACGGCTCGGCGCGACATCCGGCTATTCGGTCCTGAACGGCATATTTTTCACGGTCCTTGCGCTCTCGGGACTGACCTTCCTCGTCAATGCCTTCATCCCGATGGAAGCGGGCATGGCGATCGTCCTGTGGATCGGCATCATCATCACCGCGCAGGCATTTGAGGCGACCCCCCAGACCCACGCGCCCGCCGTCGCCGTGGGACTGTTCCCCGCCATCGCGGCCTGGGGACTTCTTGTTCTCACGCAGACGCTGGGAGCCGCCAGCTTCGCCACCGGGGATTCCGGACTCGCGGGCCGGGTGCTGGAAAACAGGGGCGCGTTCGCGGCGGCCGGACTGAACCTCGACGGCCTCACTGCCATCTCGCAGGGGTTCATGCTCACCTGCATGGTCTGGTCGGCCCTGAGCGCGGAGCTGATTGACCGGCGGTTCCGGCGCGCCGCGCTCTGGGCGTTTGCCGGCGGGGGGCTCGCGTTCTTCGGGTTCGTTCATGCCGGCGAGACCGGCCCGTCGGGCGGGATCTACCGTATCGGGTTTGGGACCGGCTGGCAGTGGGCGCTGGCCTATTTCGCCAGCGGCGGGTTTTTCCTGTCCATGGGACGCTGGGCAAAAGGCCAGCAAGACGACAGCGGGCAGGAAAAGCCGCCCGCCTGA
- a CDS encoding TetR/AcrR family transcriptional regulator, with protein MLLTLTGWPVYKKSVVTNPRQTDAETARPAQGADSVPESVDRIVEAAIQCFARHGYEGASTKEIALAAGVSKSLLHYHFASKEEILIAAVTRMSEGIAAGVLERSRVEAPSVERLLTAADALFDLLIANRERVAFLMEMWSTANFNERLRERIREFDRLQHRLVCETIRAALGPDAGRLMLPLDRAAALVQAVIAGFVVHSNFMENGQEARLMFEDIKQVLFRGAVALKP; from the coding sequence ATGTTGTTGACACTGACTGGCTGGCCAGTTTATAAGAAATCCGTGGTCACGAACCCCCGCCAAACCGATGCCGAAACCGCCAGACCGGCGCAGGGTGCTGATTCTGTTCCCGAATCGGTGGACCGCATCGTCGAGGCGGCCATCCAGTGTTTCGCCCGCCACGGCTACGAAGGCGCCTCCACCAAGGAGATCGCGCTCGCCGCGGGGGTGTCGAAAAGCCTTCTCCACTACCACTTCGCCTCCAAGGAAGAGATCCTCATCGCCGCCGTGACGCGCATGAGCGAGGGGATCGCGGCGGGCGTGCTGGAGCGTTCGCGTGTCGAGGCCCCGTCGGTCGAGCGGCTGCTCACGGCCGCTGACGCCCTGTTCGACCTGCTGATCGCCAACCGCGAGCGCGTCGCCTTCCTCATGGAGATGTGGTCCACGGCCAACTTCAACGAACGCCTCCGGGAGCGGATACGGGAGTTCGACCGCCTCCAGCACCGGCTGGTGTGCGAGACGATCCGGGCGGCGCTCGGCCCCGACGCCGGCCGGCTGATGCTCCCCCTGGACCGGGCGGCCGCGCTGGTGCAGGCGGTGATCGCCGGGTTCGTCGTCCACAGCAACTTCATGGAGAACGGGCAGGAAGCCCGCCTCATGTTCGAGGACATCAAGCAGGTCCTGTTCCGCGGGGCCGTCGCCCTGAAACCCTGA
- a CDS encoding acyl-CoA dehydrogenase family protein, whose protein sequence is MNFDLTDEQKMLVSAVGKFVKNESNVERFRKARTTAAVWDKAVWKKMGDNGWMGVAFSEADGGFGGSFVDAALILEQFGRGLVPEPYIASVILGGEAIASAGTKEQKEKFLAPMIEGATSLALAYAENQSRYNLNDCLTKAEKSGSGWKITGEKRWVLNGHAADQIVVAARTSGGQFDADGLSLFIVDGNAAGLERTAVSGMDGHKTGWLKLKGVEVGADRLLGGAGKALSVLERLVDRAAAAACAESQGCLQELFERTVLYLKQREQFGRPIGSFQVLQHRAADMFAQVELCKSMMILAAIKADETDETERKEQISAAKAYLTEGGWVVQKQAIQLHGGIGITDEQDAGLFFKRVRVLQGLFGDADHHISRFSKLASFERSLKSA, encoded by the coding sequence ATGAATTTCGATCTCACCGATGAACAGAAGATGCTCGTTTCGGCGGTCGGCAAGTTCGTCAAGAACGAGTCGAACGTCGAGCGGTTCCGCAAGGCCCGGACGACCGCCGCCGTCTGGGACAAGGCCGTATGGAAGAAGATGGGCGACAACGGCTGGATGGGCGTCGCCTTCTCCGAGGCGGACGGCGGCTTCGGCGGGAGCTTCGTGGACGCGGCGCTGATCCTGGAACAGTTCGGCCGCGGGCTGGTGCCAGAGCCCTACATCGCGTCGGTGATCCTGGGCGGCGAGGCCATCGCCTCGGCCGGCACGAAGGAGCAGAAGGAGAAGTTCCTCGCCCCGATGATCGAGGGCGCAACGTCGCTGGCGCTCGCCTATGCGGAAAACCAGAGCCGCTACAACCTGAACGACTGCCTTACGAAGGCCGAGAAGTCCGGCAGCGGCTGGAAGATCACCGGCGAGAAACGGTGGGTGCTGAATGGCCACGCGGCTGACCAGATCGTCGTGGCGGCCCGCACCAGTGGCGGCCAGTTCGACGCGGACGGCCTCTCGCTCTTCATCGTGGACGGCAACGCCGCCGGTCTTGAGCGGACGGCGGTCAGTGGCATGGACGGCCACAAGACCGGCTGGCTGAAGCTGAAGGGTGTCGAGGTGGGTGCGGACCGGCTTCTGGGCGGGGCGGGAAAGGCCCTGTCCGTGCTGGAACGGCTCGTTGACCGGGCGGCGGCCGCCGCCTGCGCCGAGTCGCAGGGCTGCCTGCAGGAACTGTTCGAGCGGACGGTGCTGTACCTCAAGCAGCGCGAGCAGTTCGGCCGTCCCATCGGATCGTTCCAGGTGCTCCAGCACCGGGCGGCCGACATGTTCGCCCAGGTGGAATTGTGCAAGTCGATGATGATCCTCGCGGCGATCAAGGCCGACGAGACGGACGAGACCGAGCGCAAGGAGCAGATTTCGGCGGCGAAGGCCTACCTGACCGAGGGCGGATGGGTCGTGCAGAAGCAGGCGATCCAGCTCCACGGCGGCATTGGAATCACCGACGAGCAGGACGCCGGTCTCTTCTTCAAGCGGGTGCGCGTCCTGCAGGGACTTTTCGGCGACGCCGACCATCACATAAGCCGCTTCTCGAAACTGGCGAGCTTCGAGCGGTCGCTGAAGAGCGCTTAA